The following proteins are encoded in a genomic region of Grus americana isolate bGruAme1 chromosome 35, bGruAme1.mat, whole genome shotgun sequence:
- the TAF6L gene encoding TAF6-like RNA polymerase II p300/CBP-associated factor-associated factor 65 kDa subunit 6L: QVALQDLQTNSKIAALLPYFVYVVSGVKSVSHDLEQLHRLLHIARSLIQNPFLCLGSYVRSLIGSVLYCALEPLAASINPLNDHWTLRDYAAMLLSRIFWTHGDLVSGLYHQILLSLQKVLADPVRPLCSHYGAVVGLHALGWKAVERVLYPHLPTYWANLQAVLDDYSVSNAQVKADGHKVYGAILVAVERLLKMKAQQSPPPAPGAVPRHEGSPRHSPKPDPPGEAGFGLSRPLLQLGGGSGGPPSVAAPAPPALSLHDMYRELYDFFGDSLAARFGTGSPSTVPTTPGTPEGARKEPPAFGGEGATRKMPQLTANATVSPREEESPRGEPTAGRPALHRPASLARPRGTPRQPVHRPGARDVFQKCRFAPRGAPRFSFVIAGRQAGRRCQGRLFQTSFPQHHGPGHVSRYAQKLPMIGRTARPARRWPRAEYSLLLLL; the protein is encoded by the exons CAGGTGGCCCTGCAGGACCTGCAGACCAACTCCAAGATCGCCGCCCTCCTGCCCTACTTCGTCTACGTGGTCAGCGGG GTGAAGTCGGTGAGCCACGACCTGGAGCAGCTGCACCGGTTGCTGCACATCGCCCGCAGCCTCATCCAGAACCCGTTCCTGTGCCTGGGCTCCTACGTGCGCAGCCTCATCGGCAGCGTCCTGTACTGCGCCCTGGAGCCGCTGGCCGCCTCCATCAACCCCCTCAACGACCACTGGACGCTGCGCGACTACGCCGCCATGCTGCTCAGCCGCATCTTCTG GACCCACGGCGACCTGGTGAGCGGGCTGTACCACCAGATCCTGCTCTCGCTGCAGAAGGTGCTGGCCGACCCCGTGCGCCCGCTCTGCTCCCACTACGGCGCGGTGGTGGGGCTGCACGCCCTGGGCTGGAAG GCGGTGGAGCGGGTGCTGtacccccacctccccacctACTGGGCCAACCTCCAGGCCGTGCTGGACGACTACTCCGTGTCCAACGCCCAGGTCAAGGCCGACGGGCACAAAGTTTACGGCGCCATCCTG gtggCCGTGGAGCGTTTGCTGAAGATGAAGGCGCAACAGTCGCCCCCCCCGGCGCCCGGCGCCGTCCCGCGGCACGAGGGCTCCCCGCGGCACAGTCCCAAGCCGGACCCCCCCGGCGAGGCGGGTTTCGGCCTCAGCCGCCCCCTGCTACAACTCGGGGGGGGTAGCGGCGGCCCCCCCTCGGTCGCggcccccgcgccgcccgccctcTCCCTGCACGACATGTACCGCGAGCTCTACGACTTCTTTGGCGACAGCTTGGCCGCCCGTTTCGGTACGGGTTCGCCGTCGACCGTCCCGACGACCCCCGGTACCCCCGAAGGCGCCCGGAAGGAACCGCCGGCTTTCGGGGGCGAAGGGGCGACGCGTAAGATGCCGCAGCTGACGGCCAACGCCACGGTGAGCCCGCGGGAAGAGGAGAGCCCCCGCGGCGAGCCCACGGCCGGTCGTCCGGCGCTGCATCGCCCGGCCAGCCTGGCCCGACCCCGCGGGACCCCGCGTCAACCCGTCCACCGCCCGGGCGCCCGCGACGTTTTCCAAAAATGCCGTTTCGCTCCGCGCGGCGCCCCGCGGTTCAGTTTCGTCATCGCGGGTCGCCAAGCCGGGCGCCGTTGCCAAGGTCGCCTCTTCCAGACCAGTTTCCCGCAGCATCACGGACCCGGCCACGTCTCCCGCTACGCCCAGAAGTTGCCCATGATCGGACGCACCGCCCGGCCGGCCCGGCGCTGGCCGCGCGCCGAgtactccctcctcctcctcctctga
- the TMEM179B gene encoding transmembrane protein 179B: MAVSVLRLAELGLHGAAFLCGIVCASALTVAQGEFGGRCVLYGTVSWNGSALVPRSFSHISLCYFVSAVSVAVALCCFSALLYGIYGCCTEESRWDRTWLSIALVVAFVVLFFLLVSACILRVGMDALCASIVQTKSLSGCQEAERKPWASYSPTRFYSNLYSAQASAWVSVSLWCLLSAGLLLRRRMDVPFPRPNAPETEPIFGGRP; encoded by the exons ATGGCCGTGTCCGTCCTGCGGCTGGCGGAGCTGGGCCTCCACGGAGCCGCCTTCCTCTGCGGCATCGTCTGCGCGTCGGCCCTCACCGTGGCGCAG GGAGAGTTCGGAGGCCGGTGCGTCCTGTACGGCACGGTGAGCTGGAACGGGAGCGCGCTGGTGCCCAGGTCCTTCAGCCACATCTCGCTCTGCTATTTCGTCTCGGCCGTCTCGGTGGCCGTGgccctgtgctgcttctccGCGCTGCTCTACGGCATCTACGGCTGCTGCACCGAGGAGTCCCGGTG GGACCGCACCTGGCTCAGCATCGCCCTGGTCGTCGCCTTCGTcgtcctcttcttcctcctcgtctCGGCCTGCATCCTCCGCGTGGGGATGGACGCGCTCTGCGCCTCCATTGTGCAAACCAAGAGTTTGTCCGG CTGCCAGGAGGCTGAGCGCAAGCCGTGGGCGTCCTACAGCCCGACCCGCTTCTACAGCAACCTCTACAGCGCGCAg GCGTCGGCCTGGGTGAGCGTGTCCCTGTGGTGCCTGCTGAGCGCCGGGCTGCTGCTCCGCCGGAGGATGGACGTGCCCTTCCCGCGGCCCAACGCCCCCGAGACGGAGCCCATCTTCGGGGGGCGGCCCTGA